The Candidatus Manganitrophaceae bacterium genome contains a region encoding:
- a CDS encoding HIT family protein produces MEEEKTECLFCNIPKERIIAENKYAYAIPDGFPVTERHSLIVLKRHVGEYFGLTNNELIGCDSLLRAVREEILAADDSVGGFNIGMNSGAVAGQTIFHSHIHLIPRRKGDVANPRGGVRHVIPGKGNY; encoded by the coding sequence ATGGAAGAAGAAAAAACAGAATGCCTATTCTGCAATATTCCAAAGGAAAGAATTATTGCAGAAAATAAGTACGCTTATGCTATACCCGATGGATTTCCAGTAACTGAACGGCACTCACTAATTGTCCTAAAACGTCATGTCGGTGAATATTTTGGCCTGACAAACAATGAACTGATTGGTTGTGATTCATTGCTACGAGCCGTAAGAGAAGAAATCCTTGCAGCGGATGATTCTGTAGGTGGTTTTAATATCGGGATGAATTCTGGGGCAGTTGCAGGTCAGACCATCTTCCATAGTCACATACACCTAATACCAAGAAGAAAAGGAGATGTTGCTAACCCAAGGGGTGGAGTCAGGCATGTGATACCAGGAAAAGGAAATTATTGA
- a CDS encoding GIY-YIG nuclease family protein: protein MATATLKIFLAFGDPKRLRTAELSNWTGKAVAGPRSEFEKVLKREESLSPGVYFLTGIDPDTNKSAIYIGEAESIGDRIKSHLSKDFWNNVAFFISKDENLTKAHIRYIEGRLIEIAKSADRSVVMNSQGSGAKLPESDREDMEIFLEKMQQVLPVLGIEAFVQAASKVESEAEKEMLTCKIKNVVASGYLTPNGIVVLATSEAVLEERGSAKKWPSVMAQRNKLIEEGGLVKEGDKHVFVKDTEFSSPSSAAAVIHGGSANGLIAWVNANGKSLKDLQNV from the coding sequence ATGGCAACGGCAACATTAAAAATATTTCTTGCATTTGGAGATCCAAAACGTTTGAGAACCGCAGAGCTTTCCAATTGGACGGGTAAAGCTGTAGCAGGTCCCAGAAGCGAGTTTGAGAAAGTTTTGAAGCGTGAAGAATCACTAAGCCCAGGTGTCTATTTCCTTACGGGCATAGATCCTGATACCAACAAAAGCGCAATTTACATTGGTGAAGCTGAAAGTATTGGAGATCGAATTAAAAGCCATTTATCAAAAGACTTCTGGAACAATGTCGCTTTTTTCATATCGAAAGATGAAAATCTTACCAAGGCGCATATTCGGTATATTGAGGGCCGATTAATTGAAATAGCAAAATCTGCTGATAGATCAGTTGTTATGAACAGCCAAGGTAGTGGCGCAAAACTTCCAGAATCAGATAGAGAGGACATGGAGATATTTCTTGAAAAAATGCAGCAGGTTCTGCCGGTGCTTGGAATTGAGGCATTTGTTCAAGCTGCATCGAAGGTTGAAAGTGAAGCGGAAAAAGAAATGCTCACATGCAAAATCAAAAACGTTGTTGCCTCTGGCTACCTGACGCCCAATGGGATTGTGGTCTTAGCAACGTCAGAAGCAGTACTCGAGGAGCGTGGCTCTGCCAAAAAATGGCCAAGTGTCATGGCTCAAAGGAACAAGCTAATCGAAGAAGGAGGGCTTGTTAAAGAAGGTGACAAACACGTTTTTGTTAAAGATACTGAATTCTCAAGCCCCAGTTCTGCAGCAGCAGTAATTCACGGCGGCAGCGCGAACGGCCTCATAGCATGGGTAAATGCGAATGGTAAATCTCTCAAAGACTTGCAAAACGTATAA
- the rnr gene encoding ribonuclease R: MGWGSERGTGLNKETILEQLNQKSDHPLLLKELMRQLDLPMEARREVRDLLQTLIQEGMIVKVRGNRYGLPDKMNLVSGRLKGHRDGYGFILPEEEGETDVYIAERRMNGAMHGDRVVARIEGFKSGGRREGSIIRILERAHKILVGRFEVGRRVCFVLASDKRVRQNLLVLPENTLSAKNGDVVSAQILVYPKDGRNPEGKIVKILGRPDDPRIDTEIVISSCGLSRNFPEEVMGEAAHIEDRVTPAMCEGRVDLRALPTVTIDGEKARDFDDAISIEKTTQGGYRLWVHIADVAHYIPQETALDREAYQRGTSVYFPDTVVPMFPEKISNGICSLKPKEDRLTLTAEMEFDAAGNQVGERLYESVIRSDERMTYTAVARICEDRDRETRLRYAALLPQFDGMLSLAMQLRKNRLSRGSLDFDLPEPEIILNLTGETIDIIREERNVAHQIIEAFMLAANETVAGYLTDRNIPLLYRIHETPDPDRISDFNELIKVFGYTPRKLERIQPKELSEILEEVKGKPEERLIHQVLLRTMKQARYSAENKGHFGLASEVYAHFTSPIRRYPDLVVHRLLKRVMKAPMQAVEKEAWNVRLVEIAQHTSRRERIAVEAERDVIQRKKVKFMADKVGEFYPGFISGVAPYGFFVELEDFFVEGLVHVSALHDDYYHYDEGRHCFIGAKRRRQFRLGDPVRICVEKVDLENLQIDFSVVEEKRRKQPAALKKKVPGRRGGKQKRSKKSKPGKKR, from the coding sequence TTGGGTTGGGGGTCTGAGAGAGGAACAGGGTTGAACAAAGAAACTATTCTTGAACAATTGAATCAGAAATCGGACCATCCGCTTCTTTTGAAGGAGTTGATGCGGCAGCTCGATCTTCCAATGGAGGCCCGCAGGGAGGTCAGAGATCTTCTCCAGACCTTGATTCAGGAGGGGATGATCGTCAAGGTTCGGGGAAACCGCTACGGTCTTCCGGACAAGATGAACTTGGTTTCTGGGCGCCTGAAGGGACATCGGGACGGCTATGGTTTTATCCTTCCAGAAGAGGAAGGGGAAACAGACGTCTACATCGCGGAGCGCCGCATGAATGGGGCGATGCATGGGGATCGGGTTGTCGCCCGAATTGAAGGCTTCAAGTCCGGTGGGCGGCGCGAAGGGTCTATCATCCGGATTCTCGAACGGGCACATAAAATTCTCGTCGGACGGTTTGAGGTGGGACGCCGTGTTTGTTTTGTTCTTGCCTCGGATAAACGGGTTCGCCAGAATCTCCTGGTTTTGCCTGAAAATACCTTGTCGGCCAAGAACGGGGATGTCGTATCGGCCCAAATTCTGGTCTATCCGAAAGACGGACGTAACCCGGAGGGGAAGATCGTCAAGATCCTTGGAAGACCGGATGATCCACGTATCGATACGGAGATTGTCATCTCCTCCTGCGGTCTTTCTCGGAATTTTCCAGAAGAGGTCATGGGGGAGGCGGCCCATATAGAAGACCGGGTGACCCCGGCGATGTGTGAGGGACGGGTCGATCTCCGCGCGCTCCCGACGGTGACGATTGATGGAGAAAAGGCACGTGACTTTGATGACGCCATCTCAATTGAAAAGACGACTCAGGGCGGGTATCGCCTCTGGGTTCATATTGCAGATGTCGCCCATTACATCCCGCAGGAGACTGCCCTGGACCGGGAGGCCTATCAGAGAGGGACCTCGGTTTACTTCCCGGATACGGTGGTTCCTATGTTCCCGGAAAAAATATCAAATGGTATCTGCAGCCTGAAACCGAAGGAGGACCGCCTTACCCTGACCGCCGAGATGGAATTTGATGCGGCCGGGAATCAGGTCGGTGAGCGGCTCTACGAAAGTGTGATTCGAAGTGATGAACGCATGACCTATACCGCCGTTGCCAGGATATGTGAGGACCGCGACCGCGAGACCCGGTTACGCTATGCCGCGCTCCTGCCGCAATTCGACGGGATGCTGTCGCTTGCGATGCAGCTCCGAAAAAACCGCCTTTCACGCGGGAGTCTCGATTTCGATCTCCCGGAGCCGGAGATCATTCTAAATCTAACGGGGGAGACGATTGATATTATCCGTGAGGAGCGAAATGTTGCGCACCAGATCATCGAAGCGTTCATGCTCGCCGCAAATGAAACCGTCGCCGGCTATTTGACGGATCGGAACATACCGCTCTTGTATCGGATTCATGAAACGCCCGATCCCGACCGGATTTCTGATTTTAACGAGTTGATCAAGGTTTTCGGTTATACGCCCCGCAAGCTTGAAAGGATTCAGCCCAAAGAGCTCTCAGAGATCCTGGAAGAGGTTAAGGGGAAACCGGAGGAACGCCTGATTCATCAGGTCCTCCTTCGGACGATGAAACAGGCGCGATATTCGGCCGAAAATAAAGGCCACTTCGGGCTTGCCTCTGAGGTCTATGCCCATTTTACCTCACCCATCCGGCGCTATCCCGATCTGGTTGTCCATCGCTTATTAAAGCGGGTCATGAAGGCTCCGATGCAGGCGGTGGAAAAAGAAGCCTGGAACGTGCGACTTGTGGAGATCGCCCAACACACCTCTCGCCGGGAGCGCATTGCCGTCGAGGCAGAACGGGATGTGATTCAGAGAAAGAAGGTGAAATTTATGGCAGATAAGGTCGGAGAATTTTATCCCGGTTTTATCTCCGGAGTCGCCCCCTATGGTTTCTTCGTAGAGTTGGAGGATTTTTTTGTAGAAGGGCTGGTTCATGTCAGCGCGCTGCATGACGATTATTACCACTACGATGAGGGTCGGCATTGCTTTATCGGGGCCAAGCGCCGCCGCCAATTTCGCCTGGGGGACCCGGTCCGGATCTGTGTAGAGAAGGTCGATCTGGAGAACCTTCAGATCGACTTCAGCGTCGTCGAAGAAAAGAGGCGAAAACAACCTGCTGCTTTAAAGAAAAAAGTTCCTGGGCGGCGTGGAGGGAAGCAAAAAAGGAGCAAAAAATCCAAACCTGGAAAGAAGAGATAA
- a CDS encoding integron integrase gives MNQVRETLRYHHYALRTEKSYVSWIVKFIKFNGTRHPKEMGKYEIERFLTHLAVNRHVARSTQNQAMHAILFLYREVLQISMDDKLDPVRTTKPKRLPTVLSRDETARLIKALEGTHQLMAKLLYGSGMRLMEVLRLRVHDLDFDNKQILVRDGKGNKDRSTLLPEPLHGILKVHLERVKTLHKEDIKMGYGKVNLPDALARKIPSAAKTWGWQYVFPSKIRSKDPRSGVIRRHHIHESALQKAVSSARERADITKRVSCHTLRHSFATHLLESGVNIRVLQEVLGHKDVTTTEIYTHVLRKDLSGIKSPLIGLGV, from the coding sequence ATGAACCAGGTTCGGGAGACGCTTCGCTATCATCATTATGCACTTCGCACCGAAAAGAGCTATGTAAGTTGGATCGTGAAGTTCATAAAATTTAATGGGACCCGACATCCGAAGGAGATGGGGAAATATGAAATTGAGCGCTTTTTAACCCACCTTGCCGTCAATCGACATGTGGCGCGTTCAACACAAAATCAGGCGATGCATGCCATCCTGTTTCTGTATCGAGAGGTCTTGCAAATCTCGATGGATGACAAGCTTGATCCGGTACGGACAACGAAGCCGAAACGGCTTCCAACTGTTCTGAGCCGAGATGAGACCGCCAGACTGATAAAAGCCCTTGAGGGGACCCATCAATTGATGGCGAAACTCCTCTACGGGAGCGGGATGCGCCTGATGGAGGTCTTGCGATTACGCGTCCATGATCTTGATTTTGACAACAAACAGATTCTTGTCCGGGACGGAAAAGGGAACAAGGACCGCTCGACACTCCTGCCCGAACCCTTGCACGGTATATTGAAGGTACATCTTGAGCGGGTAAAAACCCTACACAAGGAAGATATCAAAATGGGATATGGAAAAGTAAATCTTCCAGATGCCCTTGCGCGAAAAATTCCAAGTGCAGCCAAGACCTGGGGATGGCAATATGTCTTCCCATCAAAAATCCGTTCAAAAGATCCGCGTAGTGGCGTGATACGTCGCCACCACATTCATGAGTCGGCCCTGCAAAAGGCGGTTTCTTCAGCGCGTGAACGTGCCGACATCACTAAACGGGTCTCCTGCCACACCCTGAGGCATTCTTTCGCGACGCATCTTCTGGAGTCCGGAGTGAACATACGTGTGCTTCAAGAGGTATTAGGGCACAAGGACGTCACGACGACAGAAATTTACACACATGTTTTGAGAAAAGATCTCAGCGGGATAAAGAGTCCACTTATTGGGTTGGGGGTCTGA
- a CDS encoding HNH endonuclease, whose protein sequence is MPRPFVSKEPQLEDYWRGIILFGRNVASYKFALAKSLLELQPKSGELIKLGDLAPIYSRHLSEHIKNSDKQGTSNSSKLLDGCRKYNSGEIIQDELTEVTIRYGFNNVIDTFHVVGQGEVPKRFYIDERKENKGIRITDEFTNLLNRQQFVNLPQEVEARWRLVETAWELGVSRSLVSIGYDKNSESLFALDKRKRRKSVTGSRDALNGYQKGKCFYCFTDIYIDVSSSLYPDVDHFFPHTLKQQGFSGIIDGIWNLVLSCQKCNRGAGGKFDRIPTIRLLERLHRRNEFLISSHHPLRETLIQQTGASEMQRSEFLNGFHSKAWVTLIHQWEPEEKDAPYF, encoded by the coding sequence ATGCCCAGGCCATTCGTATCAAAAGAACCACAACTAGAGGATTATTGGAGAGGGATAATCCTTTTTGGTAGAAATGTGGCCAGTTATAAGTTTGCGTTGGCAAAATCACTATTGGAACTTCAACCAAAATCTGGAGAGCTTATAAAGCTAGGTGATCTTGCACCAATCTATTCCAGGCATCTGTCCGAACATATAAAGAATTCAGACAAACAAGGGACATCGAATAGTAGTAAGTTGCTTGATGGATGCAGGAAATATAATTCTGGCGAGATAATTCAAGATGAACTCACAGAAGTAACAATTCGTTATGGATTTAACAATGTCATTGATACTTTTCATGTAGTTGGTCAGGGTGAGGTACCAAAGCGCTTCTATATTGATGAGCGCAAAGAAAATAAAGGCATCCGTATTACTGATGAATTTACTAATCTTTTAAATCGTCAGCAATTTGTAAATTTACCTCAAGAGGTAGAAGCACGATGGAGGCTTGTAGAAACAGCATGGGAGTTAGGCGTATCCAGAAGCCTTGTTTCGATTGGCTATGATAAAAACTCTGAATCTCTATTTGCATTAGATAAACGGAAAAGAAGAAAGTCAGTTACCGGAAGTCGTGATGCATTGAATGGGTATCAAAAAGGAAAATGCTTCTATTGTTTTACAGATATTTATATTGACGTATCAAGCTCCTTATATCCCGATGTTGATCACTTCTTTCCGCATACTTTAAAGCAGCAGGGCTTCAGTGGCATAATTGATGGTATATGGAATCTTGTACTGTCTTGCCAGAAATGCAATCGAGGGGCGGGCGGTAAATTTGATCGTATCCCCACCATCCGACTTCTGGAGAGGCTTCATAGAAGAAACGAATTTCTTATTTCTAGCCATCACCCTTTGCGGGAAACGCTTATTCAACAAACAGGCGCATCGGAAATGCAGAGAAGTGAGTTTCTGAATGGCTTTCACTCTAAAGCGTGGGTAACACTAATTCATCAATGGGAGCCAGAAGAAAAAGATGCTCCATATTTTTAA
- a CDS encoding M67 family peptidase gives MISHAQSDAPFECCGLLAGKEGKIEEIYPIANLPADDPKIADMQVPQDRRFRYVMDPKEQLKAFKAMRKNGTELSGIYHSHPHSPATPSATDVRLAFYPEVTYLIISLEIKEKPEVRGFQIVNEKITEIVIEGP, from the coding sequence ATGATTTCCCATGCCCAATCAGACGCACCCTTTGAATGTTGCGGGCTCCTGGCGGGAAAAGAGGGGAAGATTGAGGAGATATACCCTATAGCAAACCTGCCGGCGGATGATCCGAAGATTGCCGACATGCAGGTCCCTCAAGACCGGCGTTTTCGTTATGTGATGGACCCGAAAGAACAGCTTAAGGCCTTTAAGGCGATGCGGAAAAACGGGACCGAACTTTCAGGGATCTATCATTCTCATCCCCACTCCCCCGCCACCCCCTCTGCCACGGATGTCCGGCTGGCCTTCTATCCAGAGGTCACTTATCTGATCATTTCTTTGGAGATAAAAGAGAAACCCGAGGTCCGGGGTTTTCAGATCGTGAATGAGAAGATTACTGAAATAGTGATAGAAGGCCCGTGA
- a CDS encoding HNH endonuclease — translation MNNWNIPDWLEREVNDRDRNCVYCRIEFGSSKESRKATATWEHIVNDARIINRENIARCCFSCNASKGAKKLSDWLESDYCKKRGITKDTIAEVARRALVS, via the coding sequence GTGAATAATTGGAACATCCCTGATTGGTTAGAAAGAGAGGTCAATGACCGAGACAGGAACTGCGTCTATTGTCGCATTGAATTTGGGTCATCGAAAGAGTCAAGAAAAGCTACAGCAACATGGGAACACATTGTTAATGACGCTAGAATAATCAATCGGGAAAACATCGCCAGATGCTGTTTCTCGTGCAATGCGAGCAAAGGCGCCAAGAAGCTTTCCGATTGGCTCGAATCCGACTATTGCAAGAAGCGTGGAATCACGAAGGACACAATCGCTGAAGTGGCAAGAAGGGCTCTTGTTTCTTAG